TctagaaagaaaaatgagacaCCAGTAAGAAAGCAGATTACTTAGTTCTCTGACCCAGCCATGTCCCACGCCAGGCCACCCACAGCCAGACGCCTAATAAGCTTTATGAGGAAAGCTCTCCTTCAGTGCCGAactcctttttttttacttcattatTAGTTTCATCTTGCTTATGTAATCTGTTTAAAACATAGTGAAAGTGGACATAAAGAACAGAcacatgtttgtgtgtacatTAAGCGTATTCCACTTCTCCTGGCAAGCTGGTTGCAGAGAAATGACACGTCATCAGACTCCAGGTGTCACCTAATCCTTTCGGTTGGAGGGGGGCTGTAAGGTTCAGGAGGAAGTGTTAATTTAGTCGCACGCTGTTAAACCAGCCCAGCAAAGCCTTAGCAGTAGCTGCTGAACATTATCTCTTTTTAAAACTCTCGTGTCATGACCAGGTGCCGACTTGGATGAGACTCCATTGAGGTTAACCTGTCCAACAGTGTGCCAGTCAAACAGCAGGTCACTAAGCAACTGAGCTCAACGCAACCTCGTTTCTCCGCACCGAGAATGTTTctggagaagggaaaaactgttcttcagttttaatgcaagttaatgaaACAAGATTTCATGTAAAGTAATGTTTGGCCCATATCTACTGATTTTCcatcatgaaaaatgaaaggggaattttttaaaattcaaaaatagtcctaaattaataataataattcaaaaacaattaagttcaacttatatagcacctttcaccaACCCAAGGTGGCTTTACAGATGCAGGAAAAAACATTAGTAAGCAGAAGAATTATAGTGCTGAGAGGACGCAGGTTTCAAGCTGAGCTTTAAAGGATGAAGGTGCGGGACAGTCATAGAGAGATTGGGTTCCAAAGATTGGGCCATGACACTGAAAGATCTGCCTCCAACAGTGGCCTCCAAATTGTGGGACAGCGAGATGACCTGTTTCAGAGGACCTAAAACTATGTAAAGTTTTGTAAGTTAGCAGGAGGACTTGGAAAAAATCTAGTTTCGTCAACTTTCAAGACAAGAATTACCATTTTAGAAATAGAAGGTTTTTCTCTGACAACAATATGTAACAGATTTtgataaaatagtgataaacctGAAAAAGtttttagggactattttgccttatgacACCCTGCCTGTACCTTTCCAGAttcaaaacaatacattttaggccacaaACCTTGTTGCAGAACTATTCTAAAGCAATGTTACAGGCATAATTAAATGTAACATGTACATTTTATGTAACATACTTATGTGAGGCAGCTATTAAAGGCATTCAACTTTGACATCTGGTTTTTATAaccactgtgaaccattctgacttggtaggtttctctagaacagacctcttcacatcaaaccactctgaataaattttatttataccttaatgaattaataatgcagacattttgaaaaagccaGATAGACCAATGAAGGAtagctgatgttttcaaattatgtaaaaaatgtttgatCTGTTTGCTGTGTTCAGGTGAAAGGTTAGGCTACACATCTGTCTCTGAATCTGTTCTGATGCCATCTTTGGTACAAACAAGACCAATCAGACATGCCCTTCCTAGCCACCCCCAAGCACCGGATTAAAAAATAACCATCACAGCAGGGCACAGGGACCCATTAAACACCATTGCTCATTTATCATGGCAACAACAGGAGCAGCTGGGTACTcaggcacacacatacacgcacacacatccaTCAGCAACATGTGATAATGGCCACAGCGATTACTAAACCACGCGCAGAGAGGGTGGACAGCCAGGACCAGGGGAGAAAGATGATCTTATTAAGTGTCAGTGTGGCAGGGGAGCTGTCTGTGAGGCGTCTGACACATTCTGGGAATGGCTTGCATTGTGTCCGTGCTGAGTGATTGGTATAATCATAAGTACGCCAACATCACAAGCTCCTCTCAGAGACAGACAGCCAGGCTACCTGACAAGAATCCTTTTTGAGGGAGATGATGCATTTCCATTACAAAGACAATCGAATAGACTGATGAAAATTTTAAACGTGTCCAAGTTTTCAAACTCAACGACTCTGCCTATTTCATGCCTTCTGTGCAACCCAGCCAGCATGTTTCCTAATGTACACGTCTCACTAAAGCCTGGTTTTAAAAAACTATTTAGGCCCCAGCATAGTGATACCATTCTTTCTCCCATCAAATTACAAATGGGCAGAGTAAATCCTGGAGGAGAGGATTTATATCTTTTATTACccatctttcttcttttaaccAGTTTCCCCATCAGCTTCTGCAATTCTTTCACAAGGGGATGTAGAAAGACAAGAAGAGCTGTGGCCTCCAGGGGCTTTAACAGTTTGCACTGTCTGatttcacacacactgcagcactaACATTTTTGAAACTCGACTACAGCAACTAACCTCAAAGCTATTGATAGCTTGGGCTTTCTGTAATGTCACACAGCTCCATGGCTCTGCTGGCAGGTGGACTGTTCCTGCCTTTGATCTCACAAGCTCAGAGGATGCCATCCACCATGAGCTAGAAGTGTTAATATAAGCATAGCGAAGAAGCAGGCCTTAATGTCTTCCCCTCACACatccccaaaaaaaaaaaaaaaaaaaaaaaaaaaaaaaaaaaaaaaaaaaaaaaaaaagcaccattAATACAATTATGCATTCGTCCCTCTCCTAAGATACGCCCATGTAAGTCCCCAGGCAGCAGTGTAGCTACATGACGTGCTCTACTGAACTTTGAGATGATCCTTCAGAGTCTGCTGGAAAAAGAGAACACAGCTACCCTTGGGACTGGAATTTATGGTTGCTAGGAGACTTCATGGAACATGATCATCTAAGTCAAAAAGCCCAATGCAGGTCTGTGCTAAACAGCCCAGTGAAACTAGAAGCATACTTTTCTTGATACATTAGACCATTCACACATAACTTGGTCTTCATCACAGCTCCTTCACATTTGTTTGCACTGTGATTGAGCCTGGTTCCTCGAACTCCACATCACCCACACTTGATTACTTCAGAAGACCCTGTCAGCCAGCACCATTTATGCATGCTGTTAACAAAGACACACTTGGGCAATGCGTTTGTCTTTCTGCCTTCCAGCCTCAAACCTTTTGTATGTACAACACCAGGAACCCTGGCTGCTTTTCAACGGTCCCTTTtatggagatggttgtgcagTAGTGGGCTCAGGCAGcagcaccactgaaaacatccaAGCAGAACCAAGCAACCAAATGATTAAGTATAAAGGCTCTTGCAGAGGTCTCAAGTCTTTGACACTACAACATCACTGAAAAACACACTGGCCATTCCATGCTGGAGAAATATTGACAAAATTGCTCAGTTGGACTGTGATCACATGTCAAACCCTCCCACAATATGCAGTTatcctccccccccccccccccccccacctttaACTTTATGAACCAGGattgtttcttttttggaaTAAATATGCTTCATCTACTCAATCCAGCAGCATGGTTTACAACAAACCTAACTTACATATAGGAAGGGTACATGAGCTTGCTGCATATGGGTCAGAGTTCTGCTCTATCCAGAATTAATGCTCTGTCTTGTATAATGTTTGGTTTTAATCCAAAGAAAGAATTTAAAAACAAGGCAACAGATGTACTTATGACTgaatagcttttttttaaaaacaattaaaaaaaaaaaggcatttttgggataaaatgttaattttattggaAAACAAATATACAACTTGGAATGGATTCTTTGAGGCATGGCTATGCCATAAgcagttaaaaaagaaaacgtgACTAATTATAAAGCATAGTAATAACCTGGAGAacagaacaaatacaaaaagaCTAGTGTACGAGTACCTGCTGATAAACCCGTTAGTATTTCATTCACCGATGTTGCAATAGTGCAATGTTGATCTTTTTCCACacgtgtatatacacatacttAGTCCGTTGTCCATGCAGAGTAGCTCCTCCACATAAatcaaaaagaacaaaaataagggggaaaaaaaaaaaaaaaaaaaaaaaaaaagtcagctgGACCCTCAATATCTTCACTCAACAGGTAGCAGGCAGGCATACAGCAAAAAGCACGAGAAGAACGTGCCAGCCAACATGTGCGCCTATACCCATTACCTGGTCCTGCGACTGCTCAGATCAAAAAGATGTTAATGacaggagggggaaaaaaaagaaaaagaaaaaaaaaaaacccatgcAGTTCCTTTGGACAGCAGAAGATGGATagaattaaaatgaaacattttacagAAGTTACAAAGAAAAGGCAAATTTTATACAAGAAATTCTGTACAAGGCCTTTACTTCGCCGTCATCATCTGTACAAATTCTGTgggaaaagacagaaaatgggACCATTAATTCAGTAGACTTCTAGCCTGTTATTCAAGCTTTATTACCAACTAAATTCTAGTTTCTGACAGTGTCCTTACCTTCATAATTGACTTGGCCATCACCATCAATGTCAGCTTCTCTGATCATTTCATCTACTTCCTCATCTGTTAATTTCTCCCCCAAGTTTGTCATCACATGACGCAGCTCAGCAGCACTGATGTATCCATTTCCATCCTGGCAAAAACATTTAGGCCATTAAGAAAATTGGGAATCATAACAGCAGGTGGGTATTGTGCACAGAGTAGCACCAAAAAACTGGCAGAACATACCTTGTCAAAGACACGAAAAGCTTCCCTGATCTCCTCCTCACTGTCTGTATCTTTCATCTTTCTTGCCATCATGGTCAAGAACTCTGGAAAGTCTATTGTTCCATTACCTGcataagagaaaaaaagattgGTCACATTTGTACTAGCCCACAGAgtgtatttataaaaaaaaaaaaaaaaaaaaaaaaaaaaagttactgtaATTTAGTGATCAGCATTCAAACTATGAATAAACAGCTCTAGGAGTTGTGGTCTCTTTACTGCAAATTACCCCAAATGGGTTCATGTGTTCTCACCATCTGCATCCACTTCATTGATCATGTCCTGAAGCTCTGCCTCTGTTGGGTTCTGGCCAAGAGAACGCATCACTGTACCAAGCTCTTTAGTGGTGATGGTGCCATCTCCATCCTTGTCAAATAGCGAGAAAGCCTCTTTGAATTCTGTTGAGAcaaaaatacagtacattttaCTAGTGCTACTTATActacacaaaaatacacacctttaatttttaaatatttacactaCTTCACACCAACTGTCCAGTACTACCTAAAGCTCTACACATTCACAAGTGGAAACAAAACCCCAAAATCGACAACGAAAAGCAATTTGATTGCAATGCATTCACATCTTCCTATAACTAACAACATAGCAGATCTTGATAAAGAGCTCCCACATACCTCATAAGTCAAACAGAGAAGTCTGCTTTCAAATCACTACTTCTAAAGATAGCAGAATATTACAAATTCACTGCTGGCACTTAAAGCATAGCTAAAACATGTTCTCTTTAACAGTTGCATTAATGAGTGTTGCTAAGACACTATTACCAACAATACTGTAACAAATGGCTAGAGCAGAAGGGAGCGGTGGCACACTAACACCACAGCCTTAGCAACGCTGAACCACCCTAACCAGTTTAGGGCCATGTCAATAATACTGACCGAGATCTGTAATCATCGACAAGTTACTGAAGCAGAAGCTACACAAAATGGCTTGACTGGTTGTTACACTAGCCAATATGGCTGGGTTCAGCACCCTGGTTGGTAGGTGGGGAAGAAGATTAGATAGAAATGGCTGCAACGCATCCCATGATCTGTCCAGTACACCATGGGTTGAAATCCATGGTATTCTGAAGTGTAGCTCTCCCACAGTTCCTTTGCCCCTCAGAACTGCACACCAGGTCtgacagtttaaaaaaagttcaaataaaatgcACCAGGCATGACAGAGGCCTGTAACAAACACATGAAGCATAAACTGCAGGAAGTAGCATAGGATCTAATCGAAATGTAAATAGCCTACAGGGTTTCAATTAATTCACAAAGGAATAgcttgttcccacaaagtttcCACAAGGcccctgacttttttttttagtggcAGTTTTCAGGAAGTAATCTCTCTGCAGTTGGACAACCCATTCACGCACACAGGGAGTTAACACATAGGCTCGTCTAAGAACCCGCCTTAAAAGGCAACAAACGAGCTGACAATCCAACATATGAGCAGATGGCAAGACTGCAACAGATCAAGCAAAAAGGAATGTGCAAAGCTAGCTAGACTAAACTGGGTGGGGTAAAGCGAGTTTATGACCTTACCTGCAATCTGCTCTTCTGTAAGTTGATCAGCctggaaataaaaaatgacagtcAAGAAagtgtttaaagtttaaatacatttgtttttcaaaaggAGCTAGGGCTTTTTCAAATCCTAGTTTCTAATAACCAGCTTTGTGTGCCGCTTGGAACAGCGCGCCTTTTTGCCTTGAACAAAGAGCTCGGATTCCCGCCCTCCAACATTTCTGGGGGAGGGAGGCTAACGACAGCCCACAACTCTCACAAACAGTCGGTTTCAGGCTCCTCACCAGAAGAAACTAACCTAAATCAGTTTACAGGTTGATCTCACACCCTTTCCCTTATAAGCAAGCTATGCCTAATGGGACAAGCTATCACACAAGCGTCTTAAATTTCATGGAGCCAACTAATAAACCCCTATAGTATGTCTGCTACATAAAAGCAGTAACGTTAGACAGTTCACTGGCcaagttagcttagctagccaGAGGCGTTGAGAGTAATGTCTTTTTCTTggtaaaaggtaaataaaaataaacactcagGCGTAGACTGTTTCACATACTAAGCTAACAAGGACTTAACAAGACATTGAGAAAAGGACAGCCAACACGACCCGACattagctaacgctagcttgCTAATTCGTGAGTTGTttaacctagctagctagctcacAGCTCTTGACTGAAAATCAATAACGTTAAATTAGCGTGGTtatctagctagttagctaacctTAGCTTCGTTTACTGCAAGTGAGATGTTCAAGCTAATTAGGAGTTAACTTACTCAAACAGCTACATTCGTTGCATAATCAGTCATCATGTCAGTCTGCCTCGACAGAAGGCAAACATATCCATATTTCCGTTATACAGTAAACGTCCATATAATAACAGTTAAATTGACATGAATGAAATGGCATTTATACAGACACAGCGAACTGTGTTCAAGTTCACACCTCCTCCGGAAATTCTGCTTGGTAGTTAATGTCAGTCTTAAAAACAACCGCTTCCGACAGACTTAATTTAAATCATTTCCCAAGCGGTTcttacaccttcacagccagtTAACTTTTTTTCCTAAGGAGTCAGTATAACGCTGTTAGTTTCCCCATCCTAACTTCACCCAGCTTATGACAACTAGCTAGCGAACAAGCTCCACCATAGCGTAACCAAAGCAACAACGCAAGAATGAGGAAGGCGCGTGGAAACAAACTGCTCGTGCACTGAACGCTGTAACGGCACACGAACGCATAATCTATGAAAACCGCTCTTTCGCCTGGCTGACGAGCCTTGATCTAAAGTCAATGCCGATACGGGCAGGCTGAACACGGAACGAGTGATGCAGCACGGAAAATGACATTCAATCGTTTTTTTTACTTTCGTAGCGATTATCGTAAATGATTAATTTTCTCAAGTACGTATCCCCAATATATTCTGAACGAATAAGGAAACACCCGTTTCGACTTACCATTTTGCTGTGGTTTTGCACCTTCCACCCACTGAGACCAGTCCTCAAATGGAGAACAGAAAATTCAGTACAGCGTAGACCCGCCTTGACGGTTGTACATAAACGCCTCCCCTATGCTTGTGTCCATCCGCCTGCTCATCTGCATTCTGGCTAGGAGCCTTTCAAAAGTACCACAAAATTGCTCGCTAAATCGCGGGCAGACTTAATCGTATATGCTTCTGGAAATACCAAAAAGGAGACATTATTCTAATTTTACCATAATGAAAAAACATTCGCCAAAAAGACATGAGAACTATCTGACGGCGGAGGGTTACTCTGTGAAATGCGGTCGTGCGGACGGCTCTGATTGGTTCGTTTGTACCTGCAATGCGTCACTCCCTTGGTCACACAGTGTAGCAGTGAGCCGGTCATAAATGTGTAGAAACTCTAGTCACCTGAGATGATCTGGACTTTTAAATGAACAGTATATAAGTAAAGTAAGGCATTTGACCTTTGAATACATGTACTTTTAGTGCCTTATAACTGTGGTGTTGTCATAAGTTCCACATTCTTGCGTGTGCTGGTGACAAACGTCTCTTGATTGTAGTGCAAGCAGTTTAGTCTTCTTCAAATTATATGCAGTACAATGACTTGACTTTCTCAGACAGGCTAGGCACATAGGCCAGTTCTCGCAATGTGAGTTCTGCTCCTGAAAACAAGTTTGAAAAATTGGCCTTGCATGTCAGATCCTAACAGAGGCTAAGCAGTTAATGATGAAAAGGGTATCAGTTCTTGTTTTGGAGGGTGGAAAATACCCTGAGGATTGAAGCATAATGCCAGAGGTAGAGATGCATTGACAGATTTGTATATCTTAGGCTGATTTATCTGTGCTTGACAGGCC
This portion of the Pygocentrus nattereri isolate fPygNat1 chromosome 13, fPygNat1.pri, whole genome shotgun sequence genome encodes:
- the calm2b gene encoding calmodulin 2b, (phosphorylase kinase, delta) — encoded protein: MADQLTEEQIAEFKEAFSLFDKDGDGTITTKELGTVMRSLGQNPTEAELQDMINEVDADGNGTIDFPEFLTMMARKMKDTDSEEEIREAFRVFDKDGNGYISAAELRHVMTNLGEKLTDEEVDEMIREADIDGDGQVNYEEFVQMMTAK